In Arthrobacter sp. CDRTa11, one DNA window encodes the following:
- a CDS encoding CitMHS family transporter, with the protein MLVLLGFAMIAVFMVLIMTKKLTPVLALIIVPTVFGLFAGAGLGIGDMVLDSMKSMTSTAALLMFAIIYFGLMIDVGLFDPLVKFILRKLGNDPAKVVLGTAILAAAVSLDGDGSTTFILTTAAMLPVYLRLKMSPVVLTCVAGLANGTMNILPWGGPTARAATALKIDVNDVFVPMIPSLIAGLAIVFVFAWLLGLQERNRLRAAAPEIWATPSAAEPFSPEAFDGGTASVTAGTGSAGSPAPGTGSPAVGGPGAGSSLALLERTESLVDDRDTAMADTALDPNRTTLRPKLIWFNLGLTVAVMAMLIADLVPLPFVFMVGSAIALIVNFPNVKEQGAQLIAHAPSIVAVVSMVMAAAVLTGVLTGTGMVEAMSAWLVQIIPSSMGPFMAVITGVLSIPMTFFMSNDAFYFGVLPVLSETAGHYGISAAEMARASITGQPFHLQSPLVPAILLLVSLAKVDLGDHHKKVLWRTAVVSLVMLGVGMLTGAIGIG; encoded by the coding sequence GTGCTGGTATTACTTGGATTCGCCATGATCGCGGTATTCATGGTGCTGATCATGACGAAGAAGTTGACGCCAGTGCTGGCGCTGATCATCGTACCCACTGTTTTTGGACTTTTTGCAGGCGCCGGCCTGGGCATCGGGGACATGGTCCTGGACTCGATGAAGTCCATGACCTCCACCGCGGCCCTGCTGATGTTCGCCATCATCTACTTCGGCCTGATGATCGACGTCGGGCTGTTCGATCCGCTGGTCAAGTTCATCCTCCGCAAGCTGGGCAATGACCCCGCCAAGGTGGTGCTGGGCACGGCCATCCTGGCCGCAGCCGTATCACTCGACGGCGACGGCTCCACCACCTTTATCCTCACCACGGCGGCCATGCTGCCCGTCTACCTCCGGCTGAAGATGAGCCCCGTGGTCCTGACCTGCGTGGCCGGCCTGGCCAACGGCACCATGAACATCCTGCCGTGGGGCGGCCCCACAGCCCGCGCCGCCACCGCCCTGAAGATTGACGTCAACGACGTCTTTGTTCCCATGATCCCGTCCCTGATCGCAGGCCTGGCAATTGTGTTCGTGTTCGCCTGGCTGCTGGGCCTGCAGGAACGCAACCGCCTCCGCGCCGCCGCGCCTGAGATCTGGGCGACGCCGTCTGCGGCAGAACCTTTTTCACCGGAAGCGTTCGACGGCGGTACCGCCTCCGTCACGGCCGGCACCGGCAGCGCCGGGTCACCTGCCCCCGGAACCGGAAGCCCCGCCGTCGGCGGTCCCGGTGCAGGCTCATCCCTCGCGCTGCTCGAACGCACCGAATCGCTGGTTGATGACCGGGACACCGCCATGGCTGACACCGCCCTGGATCCGAACCGCACCACGCTCCGGCCCAAACTGATCTGGTTCAACCTGGGCCTGACGGTGGCCGTGATGGCGATGCTCATCGCCGATCTGGTACCCCTGCCGTTTGTCTTTATGGTGGGCTCGGCCATCGCCCTGATAGTGAACTTCCCGAACGTCAAGGAACAGGGCGCCCAGCTGATCGCCCACGCGCCGTCCATCGTTGCCGTGGTGAGCATGGTCATGGCCGCCGCCGTCCTTACCGGTGTCCTGACCGGAACCGGCATGGTGGAGGCAATGTCCGCCTGGCTGGTCCAGATCATCCCGTCCAGCATGGGTCCGTTCATGGCAGTCATTACCGGCGTCCTCAGCATCCCCATGACGTTCTTCATGAGCAACGATGCTTTTTACTTCGGCGTCCTTCCTGTCCTGAGCGAAACGGCCGGGCACTACGGCATCAGCGCTGCGGAAATGGCCCGGGCATCCATCACTGGCCAGCCCTTCCACCTGCAAAGCCCGCTGGTCCCTGCCATCCTGCTGCTGGTTTCCCTGGCCAAGGTGGACCTCGGCGACCACCACAAGAAGGTTCTGTGGCGCACAGC
- a CDS encoding response regulator produces the protein MPEDFRVLIVDDDFHVAKLHAAYVDSVAGFLALAPVGTASLALQAIHSLRPDLVLLDVYLPDASGLDLLQQLDVDTMILSAASDAASLRKAFRRGALGYLLKPFTADSLSQQLRSYARYRRILGQPGVLDQESVERAKRSLIPGEVAASAKPRSATEAAVLESLVPGEQYSAVEVATRVGVSRATAQRYLSSLADDGAVDIQLRYGTTGRPEHRYGLPST, from the coding sequence ATGCCTGAGGATTTCAGGGTGCTGATTGTGGACGACGACTTCCATGTGGCCAAGCTGCACGCTGCCTATGTGGACTCGGTGGCGGGTTTCCTGGCACTGGCGCCGGTGGGGACGGCGTCGCTCGCTTTGCAGGCCATCCACAGCCTGCGCCCGGACCTGGTGCTTCTGGATGTCTATTTGCCGGATGCGTCCGGGCTGGACCTGTTGCAGCAGCTTGATGTGGACACCATGATCCTAAGTGCGGCGTCAGACGCGGCATCGCTCCGCAAGGCATTTCGCCGGGGCGCCCTGGGCTACCTCCTGAAGCCGTTTACCGCCGATTCGCTCTCCCAGCAGTTGCGGTCCTACGCGCGGTACCGCCGCATCCTGGGCCAACCCGGGGTGCTGGACCAGGAATCGGTGGAGCGGGCCAAACGGTCGCTGATTCCCGGCGAGGTGGCGGCGTCGGCGAAACCGCGGTCCGCCACCGAGGCTGCGGTGCTCGAATCGCTGGTTCCCGGCGAGCAGTACTCGGCCGTGGAGGTGGCCACGCGAGTGGGCGTTTCCCGGGCCACGGCGCAGCGGTACCTGTCGTCGCTGGCTGATGACGGCGCCGTAGACATCCAGCTGCGCTACGGAACCACCGGCAGGCCGGAGCACCGCTACGGCCTGCCCTCCACCTAA
- a CDS encoding sensor histidine kinase: MQGSVPRRPLRFSTQTLLLQLGVVLLVALLSAAVHAWLTYDRVGREAENQALTLARTVASDPSVRADVQSISEQAGTPPPAELRDGPLMAEAENARIRTGALFVVITDETGLRLAHPDPDRLGEKVSTDPSEALSGQEITTRNTGTLGPSAGAKVPVYAPGTGTVVGEVSVGYSMETVGQSLARDIGPVALTAAGALLAGVLASFLLRRRLQRLTLGLEPEEISTLVHDQVAVLQGVDDGVIGISADGRISVFNAAAQRLLALPDLAGTLWEEAPVPAQLKSLTRPAPGGAQADAAEAMELVAAGRGLVASARKALHRREDLGWVVMLRDRTELQHLTRQLDAVGTMSTALRAQRHEFANQLHTLAGFMGMGQHQQAREYLARLAATGPLKFPVDQAELLQDPYLQAFVGAKGVEADERGVTLRIGPETLVRGQVTEPQDVTTVLGNLIDNAVNAAVAGSATDRWVELEVLDEPDDDGGTLHIVVADSGDGLGAGVDPEMVFAEGFTTAAAARGAGPVLSSGGHGLGLALARQLARRRGGDVRVLEPGSVGGPGAVFMASLPRTTAGAATDLAAKDSAAKDLAGKDNDA; this comes from the coding sequence ATGCAGGGTTCCGTGCCACGGCGGCCGTTGCGGTTCTCCACCCAGACCCTGCTCCTGCAACTGGGGGTTGTCCTGCTGGTGGCCCTCCTCAGCGCAGCGGTCCACGCCTGGCTGACGTACGACAGGGTGGGCCGCGAGGCCGAAAACCAGGCCCTGACGCTGGCGCGCACCGTTGCTTCCGATCCTTCGGTGCGGGCGGATGTCCAGTCCATCAGTGAGCAGGCAGGAACTCCCCCGCCCGCCGAGCTCAGGGATGGGCCGCTGATGGCGGAGGCGGAAAACGCCCGGATCCGCACCGGTGCACTGTTCGTGGTCATCACCGATGAGACGGGACTGCGGCTCGCCCACCCGGACCCGGACCGCCTGGGTGAAAAGGTCAGCACAGACCCCTCCGAGGCCCTCTCCGGCCAGGAAATCACCACCCGGAACACCGGGACGCTTGGCCCATCGGCGGGCGCCAAAGTGCCTGTTTATGCGCCGGGCACCGGAACCGTGGTGGGTGAGGTGAGCGTGGGCTACTCCATGGAGACAGTGGGCCAGAGCCTGGCCAGGGATATTGGGCCGGTTGCACTGACCGCGGCCGGCGCCCTGTTGGCGGGTGTGCTGGCCTCGTTCCTGCTGCGGCGCCGGCTGCAGCGGCTCACGCTGGGCCTGGAGCCGGAAGAAATCAGCACCCTGGTCCATGATCAGGTGGCGGTGCTGCAGGGAGTGGACGACGGCGTTATCGGCATTTCGGCCGACGGCCGGATCAGCGTCTTCAACGCCGCAGCCCAACGGCTGCTGGCGCTGCCTGACCTTGCCGGGACGCTTTGGGAGGAGGCCCCGGTTCCGGCGCAGCTGAAGTCCCTGACCCGCCCGGCTCCGGGCGGTGCCCAGGCCGATGCGGCGGAGGCGATGGAACTTGTGGCGGCAGGACGGGGACTGGTGGCAAGCGCGCGCAAGGCCCTGCACCGGCGCGAGGACCTGGGCTGGGTGGTGATGCTCCGCGACCGCACGGAACTGCAGCACCTGACCCGGCAGCTGGACGCAGTGGGCACCATGTCCACCGCCCTTCGCGCCCAGCGCCACGAGTTCGCGAACCAGCTGCACACCCTGGCCGGTTTTATGGGCATGGGCCAGCACCAGCAGGCGCGGGAATACCTGGCCCGGCTGGCTGCTACGGGGCCGCTGAAATTCCCTGTCGACCAGGCCGAGCTGCTCCAGGACCCCTATCTGCAGGCCTTTGTCGGGGCGAAGGGGGTGGAAGCCGATGAACGTGGAGTCACCCTGCGGATCGGGCCGGAGACCCTGGTCCGCGGCCAGGTCACTGAACCCCAGGATGTGACCACGGTGCTGGGAAACCTGATCGACAACGCAGTCAATGCCGCCGTGGCCGGCTCTGCGACGGACCGCTGGGTTGAACTGGAAGTCCTGGATGAACCGGACGACGACGGCGGGACCCTGCACATCGTCGTCGCCGATTCCGGCGACGGTCTGGGAGCCGGGGTAGATCCGGAGATGGTGTTCGCGGAGGGCTTCACCACGGCTGCTGCTGCCCGCGGTGCAGGTCCCGTCCTGTCCAGCGGCGGCCACGGCCTGGGGCTGGCCCTCGCGCGGCAGCTGGCCCGCCGCCGCGGCGGCGACGTCAGGGTTCTGGAACCGGGTTCCGTCGGCGGGCCGGGTGCAGTATTTATGGCCTCGCTGCCGCGGACAACCGCGGGCGCAGCCACGGACTTGGCAGCCAAAGACTCCGCAGCCAAAGACTTGGCAGGAAAGGACAACGATGCCTGA
- a CDS encoding inositol monophosphatase family protein → MSNADLLPPDHPEVLLEVAKQAAAAGASVLASRNGDALGASNKGAAGDWVTAFDIAAEDAVRSAINTARPQDTITGEEHGTTLPAEPSGYRWSIDPLDGTTNFIRNIVYYATSVAVADARGVWLAGVVNAPALGRVYYAARGQGAWLEESGRLTRLQGPEAGRKGQILATGFSYDPRVRAEQAALLGSLMEDFADVRRLGSAALDLCMVADGTHDAFGERGLNEHDFSAGALIAEEAGCWVRRPRLVSPLNGGPTDEDRLAAWTCAASLELSGKFPL, encoded by the coding sequence ATGAGCAACGCGGACCTGCTGCCTCCGGATCATCCGGAAGTGCTCCTGGAGGTGGCAAAGCAGGCGGCCGCCGCAGGGGCTTCAGTGCTTGCCTCCCGCAACGGCGATGCCCTTGGGGCCAGCAACAAGGGCGCGGCGGGTGACTGGGTCACCGCCTTTGACATCGCAGCGGAGGATGCCGTTCGGAGCGCCATCAACACGGCCCGGCCCCAGGACACCATCACAGGCGAGGAACACGGAACCACACTCCCCGCCGAGCCCAGCGGCTACCGCTGGTCCATTGATCCGCTGGACGGCACCACCAACTTCATCCGAAACATCGTCTATTACGCCACCTCCGTGGCGGTGGCCGATGCCCGTGGTGTCTGGCTCGCCGGCGTCGTTAATGCCCCGGCACTGGGGCGCGTCTACTATGCGGCCCGCGGCCAGGGGGCGTGGCTGGAGGAGTCCGGCAGGCTCACCCGGCTGCAGGGGCCGGAGGCAGGCAGGAAGGGCCAAATCCTGGCTACCGGCTTCAGCTACGATCCCCGCGTCCGGGCGGAACAGGCAGCGCTTTTGGGCAGCCTGATGGAGGACTTCGCCGACGTCCGGCGCCTGGGCTCTGCAGCGCTGGACCTGTGCATGGTGGCCGACGGAACCCACGACGCCTTCGGTGAACGGGGACTGAACGAGCACGATTTCTCAGCCGGGGCGCTTATCGCTGAGGAGGCGGGCTGCTGGGTGAGGCGTCCCCGGCTGGTCAGCCCACTCAACGGCGGGCCAACAGATGAGGACAGGCTGGCCGCCTGGACCTGTGCCGCCAGCCTGGAGCTGTCCGGCAAGTTCCCGCTCTGA
- a CDS encoding RidA family protein codes for MRKTFGTGSVWEQTLGYSRAVQVDNTLYISATAASGEDGIVGDDFYTQTQYILQKLGAVLADAGFSFADVVQSKLYVTDISKWEEAGRAHGEVFGEIRPTLSLVHVLPFLDPKMLVEIELVAQKSAS; via the coding sequence ATGCGCAAAACCTTCGGCACTGGCTCCGTCTGGGAGCAGACCCTCGGCTACTCACGGGCAGTCCAGGTGGACAATACGCTTTACATTTCAGCCACCGCCGCCAGCGGTGAGGACGGCATCGTGGGTGATGACTTTTACACCCAGACCCAGTACATTCTCCAGAAGCTCGGGGCCGTCCTCGCCGATGCGGGTTTCAGCTTCGCTGACGTTGTCCAGTCCAAGCTGTACGTAACCGACATCAGCAAGTGGGAAGAGGCCGGGCGCGCCCACGGCGAAGTCTTCGGCGAGATCCGTCCCACCCTTTCCCTGGTCCACGTGCTGCCGTTCCTGGACCCTAAGATGCTTGTGGAAATCGAGCTCGTAGCCCAAAAGAGCGCCAGCTAG
- a CDS encoding GNAT family N-acetyltransferase translates to MHPQITIRPATAEDFDDVARITRDSYLAAGYFDSPDHPYILQIQDVARRAQSATIWVAERRGQVVGSVTLARAGEPYADIALDDELEFRMLVVDPHVQRSGAGKAIVEAIINHAKSLTGIKAVALTTGKTWESAHGLYRKFGFQRVPERDWFVPGTDIKLLVYRLEV, encoded by the coding sequence GTGCATCCGCAGATAACCATCCGTCCCGCCACTGCGGAAGATTTCGACGACGTTGCCCGGATCACGCGGGACTCCTACCTCGCCGCGGGGTACTTCGACAGCCCTGACCACCCCTACATCCTGCAGATCCAGGACGTGGCCCGGCGTGCGCAGAGCGCTACGATCTGGGTGGCTGAGCGCCGCGGCCAGGTTGTCGGCTCGGTGACCCTGGCCCGAGCCGGGGAACCGTATGCCGACATCGCCCTGGATGACGAGCTGGAGTTCCGGATGCTGGTGGTGGATCCGCACGTACAACGCAGCGGAGCCGGGAAGGCCATTGTTGAGGCCATCATCAACCACGCCAAGTCGCTCACCGGCATTAAGGCAGTTGCCCTCACTACTGGAAAAACCTGGGAGAGCGCCCATGGTCTCTACCGGAAGTTCGGGTTCCAGCGCGTCCCGGAGCGTGACTGGTTTGTTCCCGGCACCGACATAAAGCTGCTGGTTTACCGGCTCGAGGTGTAG